In Deinococcus maricopensis DSM 21211, the sequence GTTCTACGGCTTTTTCGGAGTGGGGGGCGCCGCCGGTGGCAACGAGGATGCGGCGGTAGAGGTGAGGTTCGGCGCTGGTCATGCTTCAGGGTAACACCGGTGCTTCCAGAAGGAATAGTTCCGGTGGGAATAGTTCCGAATGAAACGACCGGGTAGAGTGCGCAGGATGGACACGACCACGGACGTAGACCCCCTCACGCTGATGCGGCGCTTCGGGCGGCTGTACCGCCTGCTGCACGCCACCGCGCAACCCCACCTGGAGCAGGCGGTCGGGCTGCACACCAAGGAACTGCAGGTGCTGAGCGCCATCAGCGCCGGGCAGACCTCACCGTCGCAGATCAGCGCGCGCGTCGGCACGCCGCCCCCCTCCACCAGCCGCCTCATCGACACGCTCGTGAGCGCCGGGCACGTCGAGCGGCGCGGCGACCCCAACGACCTGCGCCGCTTCCAGCTCACCCTGACCGAACAGGGCGCCCGGACGCTCACCGAAGCGCGCGCCGTCATCCGCACTGCCCTCGCGGACCTGTTCGCGGGCGTGCCCGCCGACGACCTGCGCGACGTGGACCAGAGCATCACCCGCCTTCAGACGCAGCTCGGCCTCCAGGAGGACTGAATGACCCACCGTGACAAAATGCTCGCCTTCGCCGGGGTCCTCGTGGTCCTGTTCCTCTCCTCGCTCAGCGGCACCGTGGTCGGCACCGCCCTGCCGCGCATCATCGCGGAACTCGGCGGCCTGAACCTGTACACCTGGGCGTTCACGGCGTTCACGCTCGCGCAGACCGTCAGCATCCCCATCTACGGGAAGCTCAGCGACATGTACGGCCGTAAACCCATCCTGCTGATCGGCATCGTGCTGTTCTCGCTCGGGTCGGTGCTGTGCGGCTTCAGCCAGAGCATGGGCGAACTCATCGCGTTCCGTGCGCTGCAGGGCCTGGGCGGCGGCGCGCTCATGAGCATGGCGTTCGCCACCATCGGCGACATCTTCACGCCGCTGGAACGCGGCAAGTACCAGGGCCTCACGGGCGGCGTGTTCGGCGTGTCCAGCGTCGTCGGGCCGCTCGTGGGAGGCCTGCTCACCGACCACCTGTCGTGGCGGTCGGTGTTCTTCGTGAACATTCCGTTCGCGATCATCGCGTTCGCGTTCATCACCCGCTATCTGCGCACGGGCGCGCCCGGCCGTCAGGCGCGCGTGGATTACCTGGGCGCGCTGCTGCTCATCGCCACGACCGTGCCGCTGATGATCGCGCTCACCTGGGCGGGCACCACGTACG encodes:
- a CDS encoding MarR family winged helix-turn-helix transcriptional regulator — its product is MDTTTDVDPLTLMRRFGRLYRLLHATAQPHLEQAVGLHTKELQVLSAISAGQTSPSQISARVGTPPPSTSRLIDTLVSAGHVERRGDPNDLRRFQLTLTEQGARTLTEARAVIRTALADLFAGVPADDLRDVDQSITRLQTQLGLQED